The following are from one region of the Salvia splendens isolate huo1 chromosome 2, SspV2, whole genome shotgun sequence genome:
- the LOC121779336 gene encoding uncharacterized protein LOC121779336, translating into MAEQRVNQYLTTNMKNNIVQHLLKNSQGGVLRKGAVCEAAEAFAVNRKTISRLWKAATEMMENGEPAHMVGKVKGYKRGEKKKVDEVKVRSLSVLERSSYRVMAPKLGVSKTTICRWVKDKQLRPHTSAIKPHLTDLNKLARLKWCLSQLQPNIIARTVAFNEMRNVVHIDEKWFYLTKSADRYYLLPDEEEPQRSCRSKRFITKVMFLCAVGRPHFGPNGETLFDGKLGIFPFTEMVPAQRNSKNRPRGTLETKPIPAVTQAVTREWLINKIIPAIHSKWPTSASKEIYIQQDNAKPHISTTDPEFEEAANSNGFKIQLICQPPNSPDTNILDLGFFRAIQSLKDKKACSNVDELLQNVSMAYEELTPQTLNKVFLTLQSVLSEILEVQGGNNYKIPHMNKDRLERIGALPNVLEVEERVVRDVLEYLALPQNNDGSSYDIGDLATAFGY; encoded by the exons ATGGCGGAGCAACGGGTGAATCAATACTTGACCACCAACATGAAGAACAACATTGTGCAGCATCTACTGAAGAACAGCCAAGGTGGTGTTCTTCGAAAAGGAGCAGTGTGTGAGGCAGCCGAAGCTTTTGCTGTCAATAGGAAGACTATTTCCAGACTTTGGAAGGCAGCCACAGAGATGATGGAGAATGGAGAACCTGCACACATGGTTGGAAAAGTTAAAGGATACAAACgtggagaaaagaaaaaagttgaTGAAGTAAAGGTTAGATCACTCTCTGTCCTTGAAAGATCCTCCTATAGGGTGATGGCACCAAAGCTTGGAGTTAGCAAAACTACAATTTGTAGGTGGGTAAAGGATAAACAGCTTAGGCCCCATACTAGTGCAATTAAGCCACATTTAACTGATCTAAATAAGTTGGCAAGACTGAAATGGTGCCTCAGTCAGCTTCAGCCAAACATTATTGCACGTACGGTTGCATTTAATGAAATGCGCAATGTAGTTCACATTGATGAAAAGTGGTTCTACTTGACAAAAAGTGCGGATAGGTACTACCTATTGCCGGATGAAGAAGAGCCACAGAGATCATGCAGATCAAAGAGATTCATTACCAAAGTCATGTTCTTGTGTGCCGTTGGCAGGCCACATTTTGGCCCAAATGGGGAAACTCTTTTTGATGGCAAGTTAGGCATTTTTCCTTTCACAGAAATGGTACCAGCACAGAGGAATTCCAAGAACAGACCAAGAGGCACATTGGAGACAAAGCCCATTCCAGCAGTGACACAAGCAGTGACAAGGGAGTGGCTCATCAACAAG ATTATACCAGCCATTCATTCCAAATGGCCTACAAGTGCATCCAAAGAAATTTACATTCAACAAGATAATGCCAAACCACACATAAGCACAACTGATCCAGAGTTTGAAGAAGCTGCCAACTCAAATGGATTCAAAATCCAATTGATTTGTCAACCACCTAATTCCCCAGACACAAACATATTGGATCTTGGTTTTTTCAGGGCTATTCAATCATTGAAGGATAAGAAAGCATGCAGTAATGTGGATGAATTGTTGCAGAATGTGAGTATGGCTTATGAAGAGTTGACACCACAGACACTGAACAAAGTGTTCCTTACACTACAAAGTGTGCTGTCAGAGATCTTGGAGGTGCAAGGTGGGAACAATTACAAAATCCCCCACATGAACAAGGATAGGCTGGAGAGAATAGGGGCTTTACCCAATGTGCTGGAGGTGGAAGAAAGGGTGGTGAGGGATGTGTTGGAGTACCTAGCACTGCCTCAGAATAATGATGGTTCTTCCTATGACATTGGGGATCTGGCCACTGCATTTGGCTACTAG